A section of the Streptomyces sp. NBC_00178 genome encodes:
- a CDS encoding FAD-dependent oxidoreductase — MSARGRRPGAARHGRDRRAEVVLPVPGRGRFTGDAPSTAVIGGGIAGLAAATALAERGVRVTLYEREPALGGRLAGWPVRLADGSVVTMSRGFHAFFRQYYNLRGLLRRTDPGLDALTPLPDYPLRHRDGMTDGFARVPRTPPWSALGFVALSPTFGWRDLAAMDPRAALPLLDVRVPEVYERFDGISASDFLHRINFPEAAHHLAFEVFSRSFFADPRELSAAELLLMFHIYFLGSSEGLLFDVPREPFPQALWEPLGGYLRGLGGEVRTGTPVHRVRPAADGDFAVETDGASVRHQAVVLALDTGGLRHVVGASEELGDTGWRADVAALRTAPPFLVSRLWLDRPVRADRAGFLGTSGYDGLDNISVLDRWEGESARWAERTGGSVVELHAYAVDERAERKGVQGRILDRLHEVYPETADARIVDARHEWRSDCPVFSVGGYHRRPAVRTPHPRLVLAGDLVRTGLPVALMERAATSGFLAANHLLAGWGVRGQVLWTVPRAGRSRTLGALARAAARR, encoded by the coding sequence ATGAGCGCCCGGGGGCGCCGTCCCGGAGCGGCCCGGCACGGGCGCGACCGCCGGGCCGAGGTCGTCCTGCCGGTCCCGGGCCGTGGGCGGTTCACCGGCGACGCACCGTCCACGGCGGTGATCGGCGGTGGCATCGCCGGGCTCGCGGCGGCGACGGCGCTCGCGGAGCGGGGGGTCCGCGTGACCCTGTACGAGCGGGAGCCGGCCCTGGGCGGCCGGCTCGCCGGCTGGCCGGTGCGGCTCGCCGACGGGTCGGTGGTGACGATGAGCCGCGGCTTCCACGCCTTCTTCCGCCAGTACTACAACCTGCGCGGCCTGTTGCGTCGTACCGATCCGGGGCTGGACGCCCTCACCCCGCTCCCGGACTACCCGCTGCGGCACCGCGACGGCATGACGGACGGTTTCGCCCGGGTGCCGAGGACACCGCCCTGGAGCGCGCTCGGATTCGTCGCGCTCAGCCCAACCTTCGGGTGGCGCGACCTCGCCGCGATGGATCCCCGGGCGGCCCTGCCGCTGCTCGACGTGCGGGTCCCCGAGGTGTACGAGCGTTTCGACGGGATCAGCGCATCGGACTTCCTGCACCGGATCAACTTCCCCGAAGCCGCGCACCACCTGGCCTTCGAGGTGTTCTCCCGCAGCTTCTTCGCCGATCCGCGCGAGCTGTCCGCCGCGGAGCTGCTGCTGATGTTCCACATCTACTTCCTGGGCTCGTCGGAGGGCCTGCTGTTCGACGTGCCGCGCGAGCCCTTTCCCCAGGCGCTCTGGGAGCCGCTGGGCGGCTACCTCCGGGGACTCGGCGGCGAGGTGCGCACCGGCACCCCCGTCCACCGCGTACGTCCCGCCGCGGACGGGGACTTCGCGGTCGAGACCGACGGGGCGTCCGTCCGCCACCAGGCGGTGGTTCTCGCCCTGGACACCGGCGGACTGCGTCACGTGGTCGGCGCTTCCGAGGAGTTGGGGGACACGGGGTGGCGCGCGGACGTCGCCGCACTGCGCACCGCGCCTCCGTTCCTCGTCTCCCGTCTGTGGCTGGACAGGCCCGTGCGCGCGGACCGTGCCGGGTTCCTCGGCACCAGCGGGTACGACGGCCTCGACAACATCAGCGTCCTCGACCGGTGGGAGGGCGAGTCGGCGCGCTGGGCGGAGCGGACGGGCGGCTCGGTGGTCGAACTGCACGCCTACGCCGTCGACGAACGGGCCGAACGCAAGGGGGTCCAGGGGCGGATCCTCGACCGTCTCCACGAGGTCTACCCGGAGACCGCGGACGCCCGGATCGTGGACGCGCGGCACGAATGGCGCTCCGACTGCCCGGTCTTCTCCGTCGGCGGCTACCACCGGCGGCCCGCCGTGCGGACGCCGCACCCGCGGCTGGTGCTGGCGGGGGACCTCGTCCGCACCGGCCTGCCCGTCGCGCTGATGGAGCGGGCGGCGACGTCGGGGTTCCTCGCCGCCAACCACCTGCTCGCCGGGTGGGGCGTCCGGGGGCAGGTGCTGTGGACGGTGCCCCGCGCCGGACGTTCCAGGACGCTCGGCGCGCTGGCCCGCGCGGCCGCGCGCCGCTGA
- a CDS encoding NAD(P)/FAD-dependent oxidoreductase: MTNRQHPQSPDALVVGAGLAGLACALDLSRAGLRVELLEASDGVGGRMRTDRKDGFLLDRGFQVFNTSYPQVKRRVDLRALRLRPFTPGLVARTPSGRVRITDPTRRPGDAAELLPGRVLSARDLAALASLTARDVLLPVKRLGRTTDRTAAEALVRAGLSPRAIDELMRPFLSGVFLEEGLETSARFLHLVWRSMARGTLCLPSQGIGAVPAQLAARLPDGVLRLGSPVAEITDSGVLLTDGRERAAARVVVATDSAAAARLLPGLSVPGSRTVTTYYHAAERSPLSEPTLVVDGGLAILNSCVLTEVVPGYAPPGTALVSTSVLGAGPAGGEPTVRARLAELYDTDTSVWDPVASYTVEGALPAMLPPWPLSRTTRFVPGRYVCGDHRATGSVQGALASGSRAAREVMADRAAARTAGT, from the coding sequence ATGACGAACCGACAGCACCCGCAGTCGCCGGACGCCCTCGTCGTCGGCGCCGGGCTCGCGGGACTGGCCTGCGCCCTCGACCTCAGCCGCGCGGGTCTCCGCGTCGAGCTGCTGGAGGCGTCCGACGGCGTGGGCGGACGGATGCGGACGGACCGCAAGGACGGCTTCCTGCTGGACCGCGGTTTCCAGGTGTTCAACACCTCGTACCCCCAGGTGAAGCGCCGTGTCGACCTGCGCGCACTGCGCCTGCGCCCGTTCACCCCCGGTCTCGTCGCCCGGACGCCGTCGGGGCGGGTGCGCATCACGGACCCCACGCGGCGGCCCGGGGACGCGGCGGAGCTGCTGCCCGGCCGCGTCCTGTCGGCGCGGGACCTGGCCGCGCTGGCCTCACTGACCGCACGTGACGTGCTGCTCCCGGTGAAGCGTCTGGGCCGGACCACCGACCGCACCGCGGCGGAGGCCCTCGTCCGTGCGGGGCTCTCGCCCCGTGCGATCGACGAACTGATGCGGCCGTTCCTGTCAGGGGTGTTCCTGGAGGAGGGGCTGGAGACCTCGGCACGCTTCCTCCACCTGGTCTGGCGCAGCATGGCCCGGGGCACGCTCTGCCTGCCGTCCCAGGGCATCGGGGCGGTACCGGCCCAGCTCGCGGCCCGGCTGCCGGACGGCGTCCTGCGGCTCGGTTCGCCCGTCGCGGAGATCACGGACTCCGGGGTGCTGCTCACGGACGGACGCGAACGGGCGGCGGCGCGCGTGGTCGTCGCCACCGATTCCGCCGCGGCCGCGCGGCTGCTGCCCGGCCTGTCCGTCCCCGGCAGCAGGACGGTGACGACGTACTACCACGCGGCCGAACGGTCCCCGCTGAGCGAGCCGACCCTGGTGGTCGACGGCGGTCTGGCCATCCTGAACAGCTGTGTGCTCACCGAGGTCGTGCCCGGCTACGCCCCTCCGGGCACCGCGCTGGTCTCCACGTCCGTCCTGGGCGCGGGGCCCGCCGGAGGTGAGCCGACGGTACGGGCCCGGCTGGCCGAGCTGTACGACACGGACACGAGCGTCTGGGACCCGGTCGCCTCGTACACCGTGGAGGGGGCGCTCCCTGCCATGCTGCCGCCCTGGCCGCTGAGCCGTACGACGCGTTTCGTGCCCGGGCGTTACGTCTGCGGGGACCACCGGGCCACCGGATCGGTGCAGGGGGCGCTCGCCTCGGGCAGCAGGGCCGCACGCGAGGTGATGGCAGACCGCGCGGCGGCCCGGACCGCCGGCACGTGA
- a CDS encoding class I SAM-dependent methyltransferase — MTLLRDRDLARAFDHASHTYDRLTGLNPGYRSGLLRSAHRLRLQRGGRGLRVLDAGCGTGASTRALLRAAPYARITAIDASEGMLERARSKRWPPNVRFLHRSAEELSTTDDDGTYDAVFAAYLFRNVTDPGTVLEAVRALLRPGGRMLAHEYSLSGSPAHRALWNAVCRGVIVPAGTLTGDRELYRHLWQSVLAFDTAPDFAARISRAGFPFVRVLPATGWQSGIVHTFLAGTRPGAAGAS, encoded by the coding sequence ATGACCCTGCTGCGTGACCGCGACCTCGCCCGCGCCTTCGACCACGCGTCCCACACCTACGACCGGCTGACCGGGCTGAATCCGGGTTACCGCTCCGGTCTCCTGCGTTCGGCGCACCGGCTCCGTCTGCAACGCGGCGGCAGGGGCCTGCGGGTGCTCGACGCCGGATGCGGGACGGGCGCGTCGACGCGTGCGCTGCTGAGGGCCGCCCCGTACGCCCGGATCACGGCGATCGACGCGTCCGAGGGCATGCTGGAGCGGGCCCGCTCCAAACGCTGGCCGCCCAACGTCCGCTTCCTGCACCGCTCCGCCGAGGAACTCTCCACCACGGACGACGACGGGACGTACGACGCGGTCTTCGCCGCCTATCTCTTCCGCAACGTCACCGACCCGGGGACGGTCCTCGAAGCCGTGCGCGCCCTGCTGCGCCCCGGGGGCCGGATGCTGGCCCACGAGTACAGCCTCAGCGGGTCACCGGCGCACCGGGCGCTGTGGAACGCGGTCTGCCGGGGCGTCATCGTCCCAGCCGGCACCCTGACCGGTGACCGGGAGCTCTATCGCCATCTGTGGCAGAGCGTCCTCGCGTTCGACACGGCCCCCGACTTCGCGGCACGGATCTCCCGCGCCGGATTCCCCTTCGTGCGGGTCCTCCCCGCCACCGGCTGGCAGTCCGGGATCGTGCACACCTTCCTCGCCGGCACGCGGCCGGGCGCGGCAGGGGCGTCATGA
- a CDS encoding alpha/beta fold hydrolase — MTVFILVSGMFTGPHVWHDTAALLTAAGSDVRTVPLGGLDGVRAAPGPVVDLESHIADVVAVIDSVLRGAHAEIVLVGHDYGIHPVVGAADRRAASIARIVHLDSGLPRDGVPALAAVADPQLREEVIRRSAGGGTAAAELPPPAREEWQLWGSVAGVPDAALDRLTEQAGPQPMATLLQPLSLTGALAPVPLTGVLCTAGGAGIALVQSRVDLGEPSLQAWAGPRRTFFELPTGHWPMLSSPDELARTLLRAAAGEGHRLTPANAAAPPAHLRPFLLDVPVAPVERVAHVDLHLPSAPGPRPAVLIVHGGPVPAGAAPAPREWPGMTGYARYAAAHGVMGVTVEHRLHDVADYERAAADVAAAVELVRSDPRVDADRIALWFFSGSGLLSAEWLASPPSWLRCLAANYPIMAPLPGWGRFGSRFRPADAVAHAGDLPLVLVRAGLESDGIAVTVEAFLDSAKRHGADVEVVDVPDGHHGFEAVDPTDASRDAVHRAMRAVLGRLTA; from the coding sequence ATGACCGTGTTCATCCTGGTGTCAGGCATGTTCACCGGACCGCACGTGTGGCACGACACGGCGGCGCTGCTGACCGCCGCGGGGTCCGACGTCCGTACGGTGCCGCTCGGCGGGCTCGACGGGGTCCGTGCCGCGCCGGGTCCGGTGGTCGATCTGGAGTCGCACATCGCCGACGTCGTCGCGGTGATCGACTCGGTCCTGCGGGGTGCGCACGCGGAGATCGTCCTGGTCGGCCACGACTACGGCATCCATCCCGTGGTGGGCGCCGCCGATCGCCGCGCCGCGTCGATCGCCCGGATCGTCCATCTGGACTCGGGACTGCCCCGGGACGGCGTACCCGCTCTCGCCGCCGTCGCCGACCCGCAGTTGCGTGAGGAGGTGATCCGCCGGTCCGCCGGGGGCGGGACCGCGGCAGCCGAACTCCCGCCCCCGGCGCGTGAGGAGTGGCAGCTCTGGGGCAGCGTCGCCGGCGTACCGGACGCGGCCCTGGACCGGCTCACCGAGCAGGCCGGGCCCCAGCCGATGGCCACGCTGCTCCAGCCGCTGAGCCTGACCGGAGCGCTCGCCCCGGTCCCCCTCACCGGGGTGCTGTGCACCGCCGGCGGGGCGGGGATCGCACTGGTGCAGAGCCGGGTGGATCTGGGAGAACCCTCGCTGCAGGCGTGGGCCGGTCCCCGAAGGACGTTCTTCGAACTGCCCACCGGGCACTGGCCGATGCTGTCCAGTCCGGACGAGCTGGCACGGACGTTGCTCCGGGCCGCCGCCGGTGAGGGACACCGGCTGACACCCGCGAACGCCGCCGCTCCTCCGGCGCATCTGCGTCCCTTCCTGCTGGACGTGCCCGTGGCACCCGTCGAGCGGGTCGCCCACGTCGATCTCCATCTGCCCTCCGCGCCGGGCCCCCGTCCGGCGGTGCTGATCGTGCACGGGGGCCCGGTCCCGGCGGGAGCCGCCCCGGCCCCCAGGGAGTGGCCGGGCATGACGGGGTACGCCCGTTACGCGGCCGCACACGGGGTGATGGGCGTGACGGTCGAGCACCGCCTGCACGATGTGGCGGACTACGAGCGGGCCGCGGCGGATGTCGCGGCGGCGGTGGAGCTGGTCCGTTCGGATCCCCGGGTGGACGCGGACCGGATCGCCCTGTGGTTCTTCTCGGGCAGCGGCCTGCTCAGTGCCGAGTGGCTGGCGTCGCCTCCGTCGTGGCTGCGCTGCCTCGCGGCGAACTACCCGATCATGGCGCCGCTGCCGGGCTGGGGGCGTTTCGGCAGCCGGTTCCGCCCCGCCGACGCGGTCGCCCACGCCGGCGACCTGCCTCTCGTGCTGGTGCGCGCCGGGCTGGAGAGCGACGGGATCGCCGTCACCGTGGAGGCGTTCCTGGACTCGGCGAAGCGGCACGGGGCGGACGTCGAGGTGGTGGACGTGCCGGACGGCCACCACGGCTTCGAGGCGGTCGATCCCACCGACGCGTCGCGCGATGCCGTGCACCGGGCGATGCGTGCGGTGCTGGGCCGTCTGACGGCCTGA
- a CDS encoding maleylpyruvate isomerase family mycothiol-dependent enzyme: MEKDDVWDLVHAERAALIQDLAGLDDDRWREPSLCEGWTVHDVVAHLVDTARTTRLGFVVALARARFDFDRQNALGVERERGETPQETLRRLRGAAPRTSTPPAPLVSRLVEEIVHGEDIRRPLGLTRAYPQRAVVAALRLQTRTPVSIGGAKELVDRVRLTATDADLTIGTGPEAVGPALGLLLAVSGRRVALDDLKGSGVKALAEQA, from the coding sequence GTGGAGAAGGACGACGTCTGGGACCTGGTGCACGCGGAGCGTGCGGCACTGATCCAGGACCTGGCCGGACTCGACGACGACCGGTGGCGGGAGCCCTCGCTGTGCGAGGGCTGGACCGTGCACGACGTGGTGGCCCACCTGGTCGACACGGCCCGGACGACGCGCCTCGGATTCGTGGTCGCGCTGGCCCGGGCGCGGTTCGACTTCGACCGGCAGAACGCCCTCGGTGTGGAACGCGAACGCGGGGAGACGCCGCAGGAGACCCTGCGACGGCTGCGCGGTGCGGCGCCGCGGACGTCCACCCCGCCGGCGCCGCTCGTCAGCCGCCTCGTCGAGGAGATCGTCCACGGCGAGGACATCCGCCGGCCCCTGGGGCTCACCCGTGCCTATCCGCAGCGGGCCGTCGTGGCCGCGCTCCGGCTCCAGACCCGCACACCGGTGTCGATCGGCGGTGCGAAGGAGTTGGTGGACCGCGTACGCCTGACAGCGACCGACGCGGATCTGACGATCGGGACCGGGCCGGAGGCCGTCGGCCCCGCGCTCGGTCTCCTGCTCGCCGTGTCGGGCCGCCGGGTGGCACTGGACGACCTCAAGGGGAGCGGCGTGAAGGCGCTGGCGGAACAAGCCTGA
- a CDS encoding cupin domain-containing protein translates to MDPLEDVLALLDTRSHLSSNLVAGGRWAVSFQAPTGVKFNAVQRGACSLEVEGEPEAIALAAGDCYLLTQPRRFTLSSDPGAFAVDAEHVYSRTEGGVARTGDGSDEVLLVGGRFSFGDRARSLLLEGLPAVVHVPAGTAGADTLQWALAQIDRELRGGEMASTLVAEHLAVVMLVHVLRVHLAREPHAVSGWLAGLTDPAVAAALTSMHRRPEHRWTVAELAEAGAVSRSTLAARFKDMVGCGPLDYLTRWRVELASRHLREDTGTIATIARTVGYGSESALSTAFKRVTGSSPRDYRTAFRAPRGG, encoded by the coding sequence ATGGACCCCTTGGAAGACGTGCTCGCGTTGCTGGACACACGGAGTCACCTGTCGTCGAACCTGGTCGCCGGAGGGCGGTGGGCCGTGAGCTTCCAAGCGCCGACCGGGGTGAAGTTCAACGCCGTACAGCGCGGCGCGTGCTCCCTGGAGGTGGAAGGCGAGCCGGAAGCGATCGCCCTGGCCGCCGGGGACTGCTACCTGCTCACCCAGCCGCGGCGGTTCACCCTGAGCAGCGACCCGGGAGCCTTCGCGGTCGACGCCGAGCACGTCTACTCCCGGACCGAGGGCGGGGTCGCACGGACGGGCGACGGCTCCGACGAGGTCCTTCTCGTGGGCGGGCGCTTCTCCTTCGGAGACCGGGCGCGGTCACTGCTGCTCGAAGGCCTGCCCGCGGTCGTGCACGTGCCGGCGGGCACCGCGGGCGCCGACACCCTCCAGTGGGCGCTCGCCCAGATCGACCGGGAACTCCGGGGAGGAGAGATGGCGTCGACCCTGGTCGCCGAGCACCTGGCCGTCGTCATGCTCGTCCACGTCCTGCGCGTGCACCTCGCCCGTGAGCCGCACGCGGTGTCGGGCTGGCTGGCGGGCCTCACCGACCCCGCGGTGGCCGCCGCCCTGACGTCCATGCACCGGCGGCCCGAGCACCGGTGGACCGTGGCCGAGCTCGCGGAAGCGGGTGCGGTCTCCAGGTCCACGCTGGCTGCACGCTTCAAGGACATGGTCGGCTGCGGGCCGCTCGACTACCTCACCCGCTGGCGCGTCGAACTCGCCTCCCGGCACCTGCGCGAGGACACCGGAACGATCGCGACCATCGCCCGCACGGTCGGCTACGGCTCCGAGAGCGCGCTCAGTACGGCCTTCAAACGGGTCACCGGTTCGTCGCCCCGGGACTACCGCACCGCCTTCCGGGCGCCCCGGGGCGGGTGA
- a CDS encoding DUF5914 domain-containing protein, translating into MNGPRTGPAWTPPLRLRRSPRWERQDPTWREARPSLIADALARAAARPSGNWYVVGASRETAARDRPYGRTVAGREVVLWRAEDGTLRAGPGECPHLGAPLRDSRVACGTLLCHWHGLGLDGGAFAGWQPYPVHDDGVLVWVRLDTVGGEPPLEQPVVPVRPRAGSAVDAVFTAVGRCEPQDVVANRLDPWHGSWFHPYAFVGLKVVRTPDDGGDDGFAVDVSFKVAGRLVVPVRAVFTAPEPRTVVMHITDGEGVGSVVETHATPLTAPGVTRPRTAVVEAVVAASGRRGFAVARAAAPALRPLMRRTAARLWRDDLAYAERRWTLRSSGRFPG; encoded by the coding sequence ATGAACGGACCGCGCACGGGCCCCGCGTGGACCCCGCCGCTGCGCCTGAGGCGCTCCCCCCGGTGGGAACGGCAGGACCCGACCTGGCGCGAGGCCAGGCCGTCGCTGATCGCCGACGCCCTCGCCCGGGCCGCGGCACGTCCCTCGGGCAACTGGTACGTCGTCGGCGCCTCCCGGGAGACGGCCGCCCGGGACCGCCCTTACGGCCGCACGGTCGCGGGCAGGGAAGTCGTCCTGTGGCGGGCCGAGGACGGCACACTGCGCGCCGGTCCCGGTGAGTGCCCCCACCTCGGTGCGCCGCTGCGCGACAGCCGGGTCGCCTGCGGGACGCTCCTGTGCCACTGGCACGGACTGGGCCTGGACGGAGGGGCGTTCGCCGGCTGGCAGCCGTACCCCGTGCACGACGACGGAGTCCTGGTGTGGGTCAGGCTCGACACCGTGGGGGGCGAACCACCGCTGGAGCAGCCGGTCGTGCCCGTGCGGCCGCGCGCCGGGAGCGCGGTGGACGCGGTGTTCACCGCCGTGGGCCGCTGCGAGCCCCAGGACGTGGTCGCCAACCGGCTCGACCCCTGGCACGGCTCGTGGTTCCATCCGTACGCCTTCGTCGGGCTGAAGGTCGTCCGCACGCCCGATGACGGCGGGGACGACGGGTTCGCCGTCGACGTCTCGTTCAAGGTGGCCGGGCGGCTGGTCGTGCCCGTGCGGGCCGTCTTCACCGCGCCCGAACCGCGCACCGTCGTCATGCACATCACGGACGGCGAGGGAGTGGGTTCGGTGGTCGAGACCCACGCCACGCCCCTCACCGCCCCGGGAGTCACCCGCCCCAGGACGGCCGTGGTCGAGGCCGTCGTCGCGGCATCCGGCCGACGGGGTTTCGCCGTCGCGCGCGCCGCGGCCCCGGCCCTGCGTCCGCTGATGCGACGGACGGCGGCCCGGCTGTGGCGCGACGACCTCGCGTACGCCGAACGCCGCTGGACGCTGCGGAGCTCCGGGCGCTTCCCCGGCTGA
- a CDS encoding lycopene cyclase family protein — protein sequence MSPSPAGRDRVDEAVVVGGGAAGLCLADRLDRAGVGVTLVEAPDGPLRPAERTWCYWEAGAGACEEAVVASWRRLRVRGPDGRTVEADPAPLRYRMVRSAAFEALVHARLRASPGARVLRATAHEVRDVPCGAEVRCTTAGGRPLTLRARRVFDSRPVPYAPPHRTLLLQHFRGWFVRTAAPAFDPGVADLMDFRVPQPRHGLAFGYVLPLAADRALVEYTEFSRSPLTTEAYERALRHYTGDVLRLGPLTVESAEQGVIPMTDARFPGRTGPAVFRIGAAGGATRPATGYTFAAVRRQSGAIATALSRAGDGPFVLPAPHGRRALAMDAVLLRALDTGRVDGPRFFTDLFRRVPMERLLRFLDGGSTPWEEFGIGLRTPVGPMLRTAAELPFLARRTAGRSEESPDDPAA from the coding sequence GTGAGCCCTTCGCCGGCCGGCCGCGACCGGGTGGACGAGGCCGTCGTCGTCGGCGGCGGCGCGGCGGGGCTCTGCCTGGCGGACCGGCTCGACCGGGCCGGTGTCGGTGTGACCCTGGTCGAGGCACCCGACGGGCCGCTGCGCCCGGCGGAGCGGACCTGGTGCTACTGGGAGGCCGGTGCGGGAGCGTGCGAGGAGGCGGTCGTCGCCTCGTGGCGCCGGCTGCGGGTACGCGGGCCCGACGGCCGTACCGTCGAGGCCGACCCGGCACCGCTGCGCTATCGGATGGTCCGCTCGGCGGCGTTCGAGGCGCTGGTCCACGCGCGGCTGCGGGCCTCCCCCGGTGCGCGTGTCCTGCGTGCCACCGCCCACGAGGTGCGCGACGTGCCGTGCGGCGCGGAGGTGCGCTGCACGACGGCCGGCGGCCGTCCGCTGACGCTGCGTGCCCGACGCGTCTTCGACTCCCGGCCCGTGCCGTACGCACCACCGCACCGCACGCTGCTGCTCCAGCACTTCCGAGGCTGGTTCGTGCGCACCGCCGCTCCCGCGTTCGATCCGGGCGTGGCCGACCTCATGGACTTCCGGGTCCCGCAGCCGCGTCACGGCCTCGCGTTCGGCTACGTCCTGCCGCTCGCGGCGGACCGGGCACTGGTGGAGTACACGGAGTTCTCCCGCAGTCCGCTGACGACGGAGGCGTACGAACGGGCCCTGCGCCACTACACCGGCGACGTGCTGCGGCTCGGTCCGCTGACGGTCGAGTCGGCCGAGCAGGGCGTCATCCCCATGACCGACGCGCGCTTCCCGGGCAGGACCGGGCCCGCGGTCTTCCGCATCGGGGCGGCCGGCGGCGCCACCCGGCCGGCCACCGGCTACACGTTCGCGGCCGTGCGGCGGCAGAGCGGCGCCATCGCCACCGCGCTGAGCCGCGCGGGCGACGGTCCGTTCGTGCTGCCGGCGCCCCACGGCCGCAGGGCCCTCGCCATGGACGCCGTCCTGCTCCGCGCCCTGGACACGGGGCGTGTCGACGGGCCGCGCTTCTTCACCGATCTCTTCCGCCGCGTCCCCATGGAGCGGTTGCTGCGCTTCCTCGACGGCGGGAGCACGCCGTGGGAGGAGTTCGGCATCGGTCTGCGCACGCCCGTGGGGCCGATGCTGCGCACCGCGGCCGAACTGCCCTTCCTCGCCCGCCGGACCGCCGGCCGATCCGAAGAGAGCCCCGATGACCCTGCTGCGTGA
- a CDS encoding MerR family transcriptional regulator, with protein sequence MFSSWDGLCGIGEVARRAGVSVKTVRFYTDHGLLPEASRSSGGHRRYGPDALERLRLIRSLRTLGLPVATVRRVLDDDDAGRTGGVLEDAVAGQLAEAGSQLAALRWREAALRAVQESPPSERPVRLLLVGAVAAPPNTAPLARFWRAWLPPRMPARSVGAFLDAAVPQPPEDPGPAQVLAFARLYAMVTGPCDGGAPTQPHAHRSAGARESAVLYAGLAEAYDLAAVQMRRGREPHAGEALEGFVDAYARAGDVADTPGFRRALAGRLAADPRIDRYWELTAELISTHADRPEPTPGTAHDWLLAALESEAGMGAAVRRG encoded by the coding sequence GTGTTCTCGTCGTGGGACGGCCTGTGCGGCATCGGCGAGGTCGCGCGGCGCGCGGGGGTCAGCGTCAAGACGGTCCGCTTCTACACCGACCACGGCCTCCTGCCCGAGGCGTCCCGCAGCTCGGGCGGGCACCGCCGCTACGGCCCCGACGCGCTGGAACGGCTGCGGCTGATCCGGTCCCTGCGCACTCTGGGCCTGCCCGTCGCCACCGTGCGCCGCGTCCTCGATGACGACGACGCGGGCCGGACCGGCGGGGTGCTGGAGGACGCGGTCGCCGGGCAGTTGGCCGAGGCCGGTTCGCAACTCGCGGCCCTGCGCTGGAGAGAGGCCGCTCTTCGCGCCGTACAGGAGAGCCCGCCGTCCGAGCGCCCCGTCCGTCTGTTGCTGGTCGGAGCCGTGGCGGCGCCGCCGAACACCGCTCCCCTGGCGCGGTTCTGGCGTGCGTGGCTCCCGCCGCGCATGCCGGCCCGGTCCGTCGGCGCCTTCCTCGACGCCGCCGTCCCGCAGCCCCCCGAGGACCCCGGACCGGCCCAGGTGCTCGCCTTCGCCCGGCTGTACGCCATGGTGACCGGCCCCTGCGACGGCGGTGCGCCCACCCAGCCCCACGCGCACCGGTCCGCGGGTGCCCGCGAATCGGCCGTGCTGTACGCGGGCCTCGCCGAGGCGTACGACCTGGCGGCGGTCCAGATGCGCCGGGGCAGGGAGCCGCACGCGGGGGAGGCGCTGGAAGGGTTCGTGGACGCCTACGCGCGAGCCGGCGACGTCGCCGACACCCCGGGCTTCCGCCGCGCGCTCGCCGGGAGGCTGGCGGCCGACCCGCGTATCGACCGGTACTGGGAACTGACGGCCGAGCTGATCAGCACACACGCGGACCGGCCCGAGCCGACTCCCGGCACCGCACACGACTGGCTGCTGGCCGCGCTGGAGTCGGAGGCGGGGATGGGCGCGGCCGTCCGGCGGGGCTGA